One genomic segment of Streptomyces sp. RerS4 includes these proteins:
- a CDS encoding alpha-ketoglutarate-dependent dioxygenase AlkB — MHALQGSLFDQTDEIRLGPLARVRRTGLGAGAWVDHLPGWLTGADALFEHLAAEVPWHAESRRMYDREVGVPRLLAHYGEGETLPHPVLTEARTALSRYYADELGEPLVTAGLCLYRDGRDSVAWHGDRTGRSATEDTVVAILSVGDPRDLALRPRDGGPTLLRLPLGHGDLLVMGGSCQRTMEHAVPKTTRAVGPRISIQFRTHGVR, encoded by the coding sequence ATGCACGCACTCCAGGGCTCCCTCTTCGACCAGACCGACGAGATCCGGCTCGGCCCCCTCGCGCGCGTCCGGCGCACCGGCCTCGGGGCCGGAGCCTGGGTCGACCACCTCCCCGGCTGGCTCACCGGGGCCGACGCGCTGTTCGAACACCTCGCCGCCGAGGTTCCCTGGCACGCCGAGAGCCGCCGCATGTACGACCGCGAGGTGGGCGTACCCCGGCTCCTCGCCCACTACGGCGAGGGCGAAACCCTCCCGCACCCCGTCCTCACCGAAGCCCGCACCGCCCTCAGCCGGTACTACGCCGACGAACTCGGCGAGCCCCTCGTCACCGCCGGCCTGTGCCTCTACCGCGACGGCCGCGACAGCGTCGCCTGGCACGGCGACCGCACCGGCCGCTCCGCCACCGAGGACACCGTGGTCGCCATCCTCTCCGTCGGAGACCCGCGCGACCTGGCCCTGCGCCCCCGCGACGGCGGCCCCACCCTCCTGCGGCTGCCGCTCGGCCACGGCGACCTCCTCGTGATGGGCGGCTCCTGCCAGCGCACCATGGAACACGCCGTCCCCAAGACCACCCGCGCCGTCGGCCCCCGCATCAGCATCCAGTTCCGCACACACGGCGTGCGCTGA
- a CDS encoding VOC family protein: protein MAYTFQVTFDSTEPHALADWWADALGWEVEPSDEKFIRGQIEAGHATEEDTTTHRGTLVWKAGAAIRHPDGLPGSPRVLFQFVLEPKQVKNRVHLDVRTGDDDPLALVERLLANGATHLHEGRQGPYRWTTLTDPQGNELCVSH, encoded by the coding sequence ATGGCGTACACGTTCCAGGTGACCTTCGACTCGACCGAACCGCACGCCCTTGCCGACTGGTGGGCGGACGCCCTCGGTTGGGAGGTGGAACCCAGCGACGAGAAGTTCATCCGAGGCCAGATCGAAGCCGGCCACGCCACCGAGGAGGACACCACCACCCACCGGGGCACCCTCGTCTGGAAGGCCGGAGCCGCCATCCGCCACCCGGACGGCCTGCCGGGCTCCCCCCGCGTCCTGTTCCAGTTCGTCCTGGAGCCCAAGCAGGTCAAGAACCGCGTCCACCTCGACGTCCGCACCGGCGACGACGACCCGCTCGCCCTGGTGGAGCGCCTCCTGGCCAACGGAGCCACCCACCTCCACGAAGGCCGACAGGGCCCCTACCGCTGGACCACCCTCACCGACCCCCAGGGCAACGAACTCTGCGTCTCGCACTGA
- a CDS encoding NAD-dependent epimerase/dehydratase family protein, with protein sequence MNVILYGGTGMIGRGVLRACLRDDSVTRVLAIGRTSLGVSHPKLRELVQADPADLSALTDELPDYDACFFCLGVSSVGKKEEEYRRVTYDLTLAVARPLAAANPDLTFAYVTGAGTDSTGSGRVMWARVKGRTENDLLALPFHAYMFRPGIVQPVSGMPSKTRLYRAGYVLAAPLFPLLRRFAPNHLTTTDAIGRAMIAVATPGSEASAPTAPRILRPRDINHAGRTRS encoded by the coding sequence GTGAACGTCATCCTTTACGGCGGAACGGGAATGATCGGGCGCGGTGTCCTGCGCGCGTGCCTGCGGGACGACTCCGTCACCCGCGTCCTCGCGATCGGCCGCACCTCGCTCGGCGTCAGCCACCCCAAGCTCCGCGAGCTCGTCCAGGCCGACCCCGCGGACCTGTCCGCCCTCACCGACGAGCTGCCCGACTACGACGCCTGCTTCTTCTGCCTCGGCGTCTCCTCCGTCGGCAAGAAGGAAGAGGAATACCGCCGCGTCACCTACGACCTGACGCTCGCGGTCGCCCGCCCGCTCGCCGCCGCCAATCCCGACCTGACCTTCGCCTACGTCACCGGCGCGGGCACCGACAGCACCGGGTCCGGCCGCGTCATGTGGGCCCGGGTCAAGGGCAGGACCGAGAACGACCTCCTCGCCCTGCCCTTCCACGCCTACATGTTCCGCCCCGGCATCGTCCAGCCGGTGAGCGGCATGCCGTCCAAGACGCGGCTCTACCGCGCCGGATACGTCCTCGCCGCCCCGCTGTTCCCCCTGCTGCGCCGCTTCGCGCCGAACCACCTCACCACCACCGACGCCATCGGCCGCGCCATGATCGCCGTCGCCACCCCCGGCTCCGAGGCCTCCGCCCCGACGGCGCCGCGGATCCTGCGCCCCCGCGACATCAACCACGCAGGTCGCACCCGGTCGTAG
- a CDS encoding T4 RnlA family RNA ligase: protein MSQDRLTLHDLLPAQDLAAAIDAGHVTRKRHPELPLSIYTYTRTAQYERIWNQVTTRCRGLVADDSTGAVVALPLPKFFNVGEHTSGQPYAPALPDEPFEVYDKVDGSLAVVFHYADRWRVASKGSFTSVQATWAQQRLDAHDTAALVPGVTYLAEILYPQNRIVVNYGDRRDLVLLAAFGHDGVEVPLTEAAEHWRGIGSVVTVWPAMPLPELLALAEANTLPGGGNPTTGTEAEGFVLRFASGVRAKAKLAEYVRLHKVLTGVNERDIWRGHGIQRFAGLPAKQLAQGLNCTVADIEAWGGKPLDALLEQVPDEFDHWVREVIARLEEEAARRERAIDEAFAGLAHLTGDRGAFARAVKEIRDGRIRSALFLRLDGRSTELVTWRTIRPENADPFTTDEEN from the coding sequence ATGAGCCAGGACCGCCTGACTCTGCACGACCTGCTGCCCGCCCAGGACCTGGCGGCCGCCATCGACGCCGGCCACGTGACCCGCAAGCGGCACCCCGAACTGCCGCTGTCCATCTACACGTACACGCGCACCGCGCAGTACGAGCGGATCTGGAACCAGGTCACCACGCGCTGCCGCGGCCTCGTCGCCGACGACTCCACCGGCGCGGTCGTCGCCCTGCCCCTGCCGAAGTTCTTCAACGTCGGCGAGCACACGTCGGGACAGCCGTACGCGCCCGCCCTGCCCGACGAGCCGTTCGAGGTCTACGACAAGGTCGACGGCAGCCTCGCCGTCGTCTTCCACTACGCCGACCGCTGGCGCGTCGCCTCCAAGGGTTCCTTCACCAGCGTCCAGGCGACCTGGGCCCAGCAGCGCCTGGACGCCCACGACACCGCCGCCCTGGTGCCCGGAGTGACCTACCTCGCCGAGATCCTCTACCCGCAGAACCGTATCGTCGTGAACTACGGCGACCGCCGCGACCTCGTCCTGCTCGCCGCCTTCGGCCACGACGGCGTCGAAGTGCCGCTCACCGAGGCCGCCGAGCACTGGCGCGGCATCGGTTCCGTCGTCACCGTCTGGCCCGCCATGCCGCTCCCCGAGCTGCTCGCGCTCGCCGAGGCGAACACCCTGCCCGGCGGCGGGAACCCGACGACCGGCACCGAGGCCGAGGGCTTCGTGCTGCGCTTCGCCTCCGGCGTCCGCGCCAAGGCCAAGCTGGCCGAATACGTACGCCTGCACAAGGTGCTCACCGGCGTCAACGAGCGCGACATCTGGCGCGGCCACGGCATCCAGCGCTTCGCCGGGCTGCCCGCCAAGCAGCTCGCCCAGGGCCTGAACTGCACCGTCGCCGACATCGAGGCCTGGGGCGGCAAGCCGTTGGACGCGCTGCTGGAGCAGGTCCCGGACGAGTTCGACCACTGGGTGCGCGAGGTGATCGCCCGCCTGGAGGAGGAGGCCGCCCGGCGCGAGCGGGCCATCGACGAGGCCTTCGCGGGGCTGGCGCACCTGACCGGCGACCGGGGCGCCTTCGCCCGCGCCGTCAAGGAGATCCGCGACGGCCGGATCCGTTCGGCCCTCTTCCTGCGGCTGGACGGCCGGTCGACCGAGCTCGTCACCTGGCGGACCATCCGACCGGAGAACGCCGACCCCTTCACCACCGATGAGGAGAACTGA
- a CDS encoding AAA family ATPase codes for MSVQSAAAPAPEPDAVRDPETAPAAAPAAAPAAAPEVASEAAALPVVHVMTGLPASGKTTAARALQAEAGGRMRRVNLDDLRVMLDLPDPERRHSYRHEQTVLAVQDAAVRAAVSDGFDVVVDNTHLTPHIPKRLKAAVAGRATFVVHDFTDVPVEECVRRDAARERRVGEEIIRILADKHTKARKGGWRLTPEWLNDQPPVSPYVPDPTLPAAVMCDIDGTLALTGDRGPYDFSRCELDLLNEPVRRALDAFRRADGDVIVLLSGRGEEHRPQTESWLRRHRVPYDELWMRAAGDTRRDDVVKAELFDAHVRHRYAVRVSLDDRDRVVAIWRRMGLPTWQVNYGDF; via the coding sequence GTGTCCGTACAGTCCGCCGCGGCGCCCGCACCCGAGCCCGATGCGGTACGCGACCCCGAAACGGCGCCGGCCGCGGCTCCCGCAGCGGCTCCCGCAGCGGCTCCCGAAGTGGCGTCGGAGGCCGCCGCCCTGCCCGTCGTGCACGTCATGACGGGCCTGCCCGCCTCCGGCAAGACGACCGCCGCCCGCGCCCTCCAGGCCGAGGCCGGCGGGCGCATGCGCCGCGTCAACCTCGACGACCTGCGCGTCATGCTCGACCTGCCCGACCCGGAGCGCCGGCACTCGTACCGGCACGAGCAGACGGTCCTGGCCGTCCAGGACGCGGCCGTTCGCGCCGCCGTCTCGGACGGCTTCGACGTGGTCGTCGACAACACCCACCTGACGCCGCACATCCCCAAGCGGCTCAAGGCGGCGGTCGCCGGCCGGGCCACCTTCGTCGTGCACGACTTCACCGACGTGCCCGTCGAGGAGTGCGTACGCCGCGACGCCGCCCGCGAGCGGCGGGTCGGCGAGGAGATCATCCGGATCCTGGCCGACAAGCACACCAAGGCCCGCAAGGGCGGCTGGCGGCTCACCCCCGAATGGCTGAACGATCAGCCGCCGGTCAGTCCCTACGTCCCCGACCCGACACTGCCCGCCGCCGTGATGTGCGACATCGACGGCACCCTCGCGCTCACCGGCGACCGAGGCCCGTACGACTTCTCGCGCTGCGAACTCGACTTGCTGAACGAGCCGGTCAGGCGCGCCCTGGACGCCTTCCGGCGGGCCGACGGCGACGTGATCGTGCTGCTGTCGGGCCGCGGCGAGGAGCACCGGCCGCAGACCGAGTCCTGGCTGCGGCGCCACCGGGTGCCCTACGACGAGCTGTGGATGCGGGCGGCCGGCGACACCCGCCGCGACGACGTCGTGAAGGCCGAGCTCTTCGACGCGCACGTACGCCACCGGTACGCGGTGCGCGTCTCCCTGGACGACCGGGACCGGGTGGTCGCGATCTGGCGCCGGATGGGCCTGCCCACCTGGCAGGTCAACTACGGGGACTTCTGA
- a CDS encoding NTP pyrophosphohydrolase has translation MTRPPIEDRPPIEARLLIVDGANVVGSVPDGWWRDRRAAAVRLRDRLAERAADTAAGARPAEEIVLVVEGAARGVASLPGVRVEEAPGSGDDRIVELVAAAAGEGRRCVVVTADRELRTRVAAYGAECAGPRTVRPAD, from the coding sequence ATGACGCGACCGCCGATCGAGGACCGACCGCCGATCGAGGCCAGGCTGCTGATCGTGGACGGCGCGAACGTCGTCGGATCCGTCCCGGACGGCTGGTGGCGCGACCGCCGCGCCGCCGCCGTTCGGCTGCGCGACCGGCTCGCGGAGCGCGCGGCGGATACGGCAGCGGGGGCGCGGCCGGCGGAGGAGATCGTGCTCGTCGTGGAGGGCGCCGCCCGGGGCGTCGCGTCGTTGCCCGGGGTGCGGGTGGAGGAGGCGCCCGGCAGCGGGGACGACCGGATCGTGGAGCTGGTGGCGGCGGCGGCCGGCGAGGGCCGCCGCTGCGTGGTGGTCACCGCGGACCGGGAACTGCGCACGCGGGTGGCGGCGTACGGTGCCGAGTGCGCGGGGCCCCGTACCGTACGCCCTGCCGACTGA
- a CDS encoding DUF397 domain-containing protein, whose translation MDMRLHNGVAASGIPGAVWVKSSASVGNGNCVELAALEGGEVAVRNSRFPDGPALVFTAAEIEAFIDGAKRAEFDRLTG comes from the coding sequence ATGGACATGCGGTTACACAATGGTGTCGCGGCGAGCGGGATCCCGGGCGCGGTCTGGGTGAAGAGCAGTGCCAGCGTGGGCAACGGGAACTGTGTGGAACTCGCGGCGTTGGAGGGCGGCGAGGTGGCGGTGCGCAACTCGCGGTTCCCGGACGGACCGGCGCTGGTGTTCACGGCGGCCGAGATCGAGGCCTTCATCGACGGTGCGAAACGAGCCGAATTCGACCGACTGACCGGATGA
- a CDS encoding helix-turn-helix transcriptional regulator: MSALPEPLSEPSPDPVAPVLPLEREPGRAAAGRVLGRALRGHREDRGLTLKQVAAVIRGSVSKVSRLERGESPPKARDVHDLVRYYDLDAEETRTIERLLEFAQDREWYEHYSDVTPGFLKRLIQLEGEAEEICVYENLVVPGILQLPAYAWHMVRAVMPSASEEEIERVVQLRTQRRLRLMEGDVPRLTALLDEGILRRRCGSARVMREQLTYLLEAGDTARVNIRILDMTSGYVAAPPYPITHLTFRDGGPGELAYVEHINGANYVTRPRALDDHRNALSNLRLAAASRDRSRDMILEARDAFARD, from the coding sequence ATGTCCGCCCTCCCCGAGCCGTTGTCCGAGCCGTCACCCGACCCGGTCGCTCCCGTACTGCCCTTGGAGAGGGAACCGGGCCGGGCGGCGGCCGGACGCGTACTCGGCCGGGCGCTCCGGGGGCACCGCGAGGACCGGGGGCTCACCCTGAAGCAGGTGGCAGCCGTGATCCGCGGCTCCGTCTCCAAGGTCAGCCGACTGGAGCGCGGGGAGAGCCCGCCCAAGGCCCGGGACGTCCACGACCTCGTCCGCTACTACGACCTCGACGCCGAGGAGACCAGAACCATCGAGCGGCTGCTGGAATTCGCCCAGGACCGCGAGTGGTACGAGCATTACAGCGACGTGACGCCCGGCTTCCTCAAGCGCCTGATCCAACTGGAGGGCGAGGCCGAGGAGATCTGCGTCTACGAGAACCTCGTCGTCCCCGGCATCCTGCAACTCCCCGCCTACGCCTGGCACATGGTCAGAGCCGTGATGCCCAGCGCGTCGGAGGAGGAGATCGAGCGGGTCGTGCAACTGCGCACCCAGCGCCGACTGCGGCTGATGGAGGGCGACGTCCCGCGCCTGACCGCCCTGCTCGACGAGGGCATCCTCAGACGCCGCTGCGGCAGCGCCCGCGTGATGCGCGAGCAGCTCACATACCTGCTGGAGGCCGGCGACACCGCCCGGGTCAACATCCGCATCCTCGACATGACCTCCGGCTACGTCGCGGCCCCGCCCTACCCGATCACGCACCTCACCTTCCGCGACGGTGGACCGGGCGAACTCGCCTACGTCGAGCACATCAACGGCGCCAACTACGTGACCCGGCCCCGCGCCCTGGACGACCACCGCAACGCGCTGAGCAACCTGCGCCTGGCCGCGGCCTCCAGGGACCGCAGCCGGGACATGATCCTGGAGGCCCGGGACGCCTTCGCGCGGGACTGA
- a CDS encoding SAM-dependent methyltransferase, translating into MHTPSVARMYDWLLGGVENYASDREACAKLLEIAPSTQLLARNNRAFLTRVVRTLVEDYGIRQFLDHGSGLPTQDNVHEVAQRADPACRVAYVDNDPMVLAHAQTTLHDNTATLVVSEDLRETDRIRRATDRFLDWEQPMAALFVSVLHCIPDTDDERSPAAVVRRTAELLPPGSFMVICQLVSDDAEVREQVTRLMEVSTHGNWGRVREPHEVARYFDGLEILEPLLVDVVDWRPDSDPPPPERRPKDWVEWGGVARLRR; encoded by the coding sequence ATGCACACCCCGAGCGTGGCGAGGATGTACGACTGGCTCCTGGGCGGCGTGGAGAACTACGCCAGCGACCGGGAGGCCTGCGCGAAGCTGCTGGAGATCGCGCCGAGCACCCAGCTGCTGGCCCGCAACAACCGGGCCTTCCTCACCCGCGTCGTGCGCACGCTCGTCGAGGACTACGGCATCCGCCAGTTCCTCGACCACGGCTCCGGCCTCCCCACGCAGGACAACGTCCACGAGGTGGCCCAGCGCGCGGACCCGGCCTGCCGCGTCGCGTACGTGGACAACGACCCGATGGTCCTCGCCCACGCCCAGACCACCCTGCACGACAACACCGCCACGCTGGTCGTCTCCGAGGACCTGCGCGAGACCGACCGGATCCGCCGGGCCACGGACCGTTTCCTGGACTGGGAACAGCCCATGGCGGCCCTGTTCGTGTCGGTCCTGCACTGCATTCCGGACACCGACGACGAGCGCTCCCCCGCCGCCGTCGTGCGCCGCACGGCGGAGCTGCTGCCGCCCGGCAGTTTCATGGTGATCTGCCAGCTCGTGAGTGATGACGCCGAGGTGCGCGAGCAGGTGACCCGGCTGATGGAGGTGAGCACCCACGGCAACTGGGGCCGGGTGCGCGAGCCCCACGAGGTGGCGCGCTATTTCGACGGGTTGGAGATCCTGGAGCCCCTGCTGGTCGACGTGGTCGACTGGCGGCCGGATTCCGATCCCCCGCCGCCCGAACGCCGCCCGAAGGACTGGGTGGAGTGGGGCGGAGTGGCGCGCCTGCGTCGGTAG
- a CDS encoding YbjQ family protein, producing the protein MGIEDYGGGPKAQQTGVLVVTTNDVPGYRVEQVIGEVFGLTVRSRHLGSQIGAGLKSMIGGELKGLTKTLVETRNQAMERLIEQAKARGANAVLMTRFDVTDAADVGTEVCAYGTAVVLVPAAT; encoded by the coding sequence ATGGGTATCGAAGACTACGGCGGCGGCCCCAAGGCCCAGCAGACCGGTGTCCTGGTCGTGACCACGAACGACGTCCCCGGCTACCGGGTCGAGCAGGTCATCGGGGAGGTCTTCGGGCTCACGGTGCGCTCGCGGCACCTCGGCAGCCAGATCGGAGCAGGCCTGAAGTCCATGATCGGCGGCGAGCTGAAGGGCCTCACGAAGACCCTGGTGGAGACCCGCAACCAGGCGATGGAGCGCCTCATCGAACAGGCCAAGGCGCGCGGCGCGAACGCCGTGCTGATGACGCGCTTCGACGTCACGGACGCGGCCGACGTCGGGACCGAGGTCTGCGCGTACGGAACGGCCGTGGTATTGGTCCCCGCCGCCACCTGA
- a CDS encoding DMT family transporter — protein sequence MSTSTSAAPSDVPSDAPAPAGSSSPLRALAPGVVGMALVGSSVTVSRTLVDAPLFTAQAVRYVAAALILVGLARAARVPLSLPRGREWWWLGGIAATGLVLFNVAVVRGVAHAEPAVIAVAVASVPILLGVVGPLLERRAPNRRVLVAAPVVVAGAVLVEGTGRTDAAGVAWAALALGCEAGFTLLALPVLGRHGAWGVSVHSVWMGAVMLAGLAVCVEGPSAVGELSAGQWAAVGYLAVLVTAVAFLLWYRTVAAVGSGRAGLLTGVAPLAAAGAGALTGGGVPGAAVWLGLAVVIAGLALGLRGAGGEAPTHP from the coding sequence ATGAGCACTTCCACATCCGCCGCGCCCTCCGACGTCCCCTCCGACGCCCCCGCCCCGGCGGGCAGTAGCTCGCCCCTGCGGGCCCTCGCGCCGGGGGTCGTCGGCATGGCGCTGGTCGGCAGCAGCGTCACGGTCTCCCGCACGCTGGTCGATGCCCCGCTGTTCACGGCGCAGGCCGTCCGGTACGTGGCCGCCGCCCTGATCCTCGTCGGCCTCGCCCGCGCCGCCCGGGTACCGCTGTCCCTGCCCCGGGGCCGGGAGTGGTGGTGGCTGGGCGGGATCGCCGCCACCGGGCTGGTGCTGTTCAACGTGGCGGTCGTACGGGGCGTCGCCCACGCCGAGCCCGCCGTCATCGCCGTCGCCGTGGCCTCCGTACCGATCCTGCTCGGGGTGGTCGGGCCGCTGCTGGAGCGGCGGGCGCCGAACCGGCGGGTGCTGGTGGCCGCGCCCGTCGTGGTGGCGGGGGCCGTCCTGGTCGAGGGGACCGGGCGCACCGACGCGGCCGGGGTGGCGTGGGCGGCGCTGGCCCTCGGCTGCGAGGCCGGGTTCACGCTGCTCGCGCTGCCGGTGCTGGGCCGGCACGGCGCGTGGGGGGTGTCCGTGCACTCGGTGTGGATGGGGGCGGTGATGCTGGCGGGGCTGGCGGTGTGCGTGGAGGGGCCGTCGGCCGTGGGAGAGCTGTCGGCCGGCCAGTGGGCTGCCGTCGGCTACCTCGCGGTGCTGGTCACGGCGGTGGCGTTCCTGCTCTGGTACCGCACGGTCGCCGCCGTCGGCTCCGGCCGGGCGGGGCTGCTGACCGGGGTCGCGCCGCTCGCGGCGGCCGGCGCCGGGGCGCTGACGGGTGGCGGCGTACCCGGGGCGGCGGTGTGGCTGGGCCTGGCCGTGGTGATCGCCGGCCTGGCACTGGGGCTGCGCGGCGCGGGCGGCGAGGCTCCGACGCATCCGTAA
- a CDS encoding PLP-dependent aminotransferase family protein → MDALRAVPCRIDLSPGVPDLTAFPRTAWLQAERRVLAALTPADFGYGNPQGAPALREAVAGWLARNRGIRAEPGEVVVVAGVAQALWLLARALPEQGVRRVAVEDPGSLGARQQLEYGGLDIVGVPVDGAGLDVAALRASGAQAVLLTPAHQFPTGVVLDGERRRALLEWAASGGVVIEDDYDAEHRYDRAPVPALRALLPEGVCYAGSVSKLLAPALRLGWLLVPERLRDRVVAAKRYADLGNPVLAQLVLARLMESGELERHLRFVRRRHRRRRDAMLRAVAAELSGARVHGAAAGLHLMVTFDGAPFADTDLATAALALGVKTHPLSWHRMRPGPPGLILGYAAGPTGEIEEGIALLGQAMRTCARGQRR, encoded by the coding sequence GTGGACGCCCTGCGCGCCGTGCCCTGCCGCATCGACCTCTCACCCGGCGTGCCCGACCTCACCGCCTTCCCCCGCACCGCCTGGCTCCAGGCCGAACGCCGCGTGCTGGCCGCCCTCACCCCCGCCGACTTCGGTTACGGCAACCCGCAGGGGGCGCCCGCCCTCCGGGAGGCGGTGGCCGGCTGGCTCGCCCGCAACCGGGGCATCCGCGCGGAGCCCGGCGAGGTCGTCGTGGTCGCCGGGGTGGCGCAGGCCCTGTGGCTGCTCGCGCGGGCGCTGCCCGAGCAGGGCGTGCGCCGGGTGGCGGTGGAGGACCCCGGCTCGCTGGGGGCGCGTCAGCAACTGGAGTACGGCGGACTGGACATCGTAGGGGTGCCGGTGGACGGGGCCGGGCTGGACGTGGCCGCGCTCCGGGCGAGCGGGGCCCAGGCGGTGCTCCTGACCCCCGCGCACCAGTTCCCGACCGGCGTCGTGCTCGACGGGGAGCGCCGACGCGCACTGCTGGAGTGGGCCGCGTCCGGAGGCGTGGTCATCGAGGACGACTACGACGCCGAACACCGCTACGACCGCGCTCCCGTCCCCGCGCTGCGCGCGCTGCTGCCCGAGGGCGTCTGCTACGCCGGCAGCGTCTCCAAGCTGCTCGCCCCCGCCCTGCGGCTCGGCTGGCTGCTGGTCCCCGAGCGACTGCGGGACCGGGTGGTCGCCGCGAAGCGCTACGCCGACCTCGGCAACCCGGTCCTGGCACAGCTGGTCCTGGCCCGGCTGATGGAGTCCGGGGAACTGGAGCGCCACCTGCGCTTCGTCCGGCGCCGCCACCGCCGCCGTCGGGACGCGATGCTGCGGGCCGTCGCCGCCGAACTGTCCGGAGCCCGGGTCCACGGCGCGGCGGCCGGCCTGCACCTGATGGTCACCTTCGACGGGGCCCCCTTCGCCGACACGGACCTCGCGACGGCCGCCCTCGCCCTCGGGGTGAAGACCCACCCGCTGTCGTGGCACCGCATGCGACCGGGACCACCCGGGCTGATCCTGGGGTACGCGGCCGGTCCGACGGGTGAAATCGAGGAGGGCATCGCCCTGTTGGGGCAGGCGATGCGCACCTGCGCGCGGGGACAACGGCGTTGA
- a CDS encoding nitroreductase/quinone reductase family protein, whose product MPTSFNQSVIDEFRAHRGKVGGPFEGSDLLLLTTTGAKSGAPTITPLGYVRHQGALLVVASNLGAPRHPDWYHNLLAHPLVRVELGEEGFEALAVPTEGAQREELFAEVVRVAPGYADYQARTTRTLPVVRLEPAEPDGWEPPGEVRDLAGKLLETHTWLRAQLRHVRAETEAHFAARAAHTGPGEPPAPGLGIQIRQRCLAFCRALEFHHTSEDAHLFPGIAVHHPHLAGTFERLRAEHATVARIQGELVALLDGLAIAEPRRFRAELERMTTELTAHLDHEERTLLPLLAEVPWPPVAPPRRA is encoded by the coding sequence GTGCCCACGTCCTTCAACCAGTCCGTCATCGACGAGTTCCGCGCCCACCGAGGCAAGGTCGGCGGCCCCTTCGAAGGGTCCGACCTGCTCCTGCTGACCACCACCGGGGCCAAGTCCGGCGCCCCGACCATCACACCCCTCGGCTACGTCCGCCACCAGGGCGCCCTGCTGGTCGTCGCCTCCAACCTCGGGGCACCCCGCCACCCCGACTGGTACCACAACCTGCTCGCCCACCCCTTGGTGCGGGTGGAGCTCGGCGAGGAGGGCTTCGAGGCGCTCGCCGTCCCCACCGAGGGAGCCCAGCGCGAGGAACTCTTCGCCGAGGTGGTACGCGTCGCCCCCGGCTACGCCGACTACCAGGCGCGGACCACCCGCACCCTGCCCGTCGTACGCCTCGAACCGGCCGAACCGGACGGCTGGGAGCCCCCGGGCGAGGTGCGCGACCTCGCCGGGAAGCTCCTGGAGACCCACACCTGGCTGCGGGCCCAGTTGCGCCACGTACGCGCCGAGACCGAGGCCCACTTCGCCGCGCGGGCCGCCCACACCGGACCGGGCGAGCCGCCCGCGCCGGGCCTCGGGATCCAGATCCGCCAGCGGTGCCTGGCCTTCTGCCGGGCGCTGGAGTTCCACCACACGAGCGAGGACGCGCACCTCTTCCCCGGGATCGCCGTCCACCACCCGCACCTGGCGGGCACCTTCGAACGACTCCGGGCCGAACACGCCACCGTCGCCCGGATCCAGGGTGAACTGGTGGCCCTGCTCGACGGCCTCGCGATCGCGGAGCCGAGGCGCTTTCGCGCCGAGCTGGAGCGGATGACGACGGAACTGACGGCCCACCTCGACCACGAGGAGCGGACGCTGCTGCCGCTCCTGGCGGAGGTTCCCTGGCCGCCGGTGGCGCCGCCCCGACGCGCCTGA
- a CDS encoding SigE family RNA polymerase sigma factor, translating to MLDLAPAVGPLVPGFSRAWRGLRSWFARRDRSAPPAGPGPYAYTYGHASGQAVAGTFPAGDPPTVSELYHAHRLGMVRLAVLLVDDLATAEDVVQDAFTALYRRYGERITEVDNALGYLRTAVVNTSRSVLRRRRTARAWIPPRTADVPSAEAAVVIGEAHREVLAALGRLTPRRRQVLVLRYWADMSEAEIAETLGISRGAVKSNASRALDALEKILEGRV from the coding sequence GTGCTCGACCTCGCACCAGCCGTCGGCCCCCTCGTGCCCGGGTTCTCCCGGGCGTGGCGGGGCCTTCGGTCGTGGTTCGCACGCCGCGACCGTTCGGCCCCGCCGGCCGGCCCCGGCCCGTACGCGTACACGTACGGTCATGCCTCCGGCCAGGCGGTGGCCGGCACCTTCCCGGCCGGCGACCCGCCCACCGTCAGTGAGCTGTACCACGCGCACCGGCTCGGCATGGTCCGTCTCGCGGTGCTCCTCGTCGACGACCTGGCCACCGCCGAGGACGTGGTGCAGGACGCCTTCACCGCCCTGTACCGCCGGTACGGGGAGCGGATCACGGAGGTGGACAACGCGCTCGGCTACCTGCGCACCGCCGTCGTGAACACCTCCCGCTCCGTGCTGCGGCGCCGGCGCACCGCGCGGGCCTGGATCCCGCCGCGCACCGCCGACGTGCCCTCCGCCGAGGCGGCGGTCGTGATCGGCGAGGCCCACCGCGAGGTGCTGGCCGCGCTGGGCCGGCTGACCCCGCGCCGCCGGCAGGTCCTGGTGCTGCGGTACTGGGCCGACATGAGTGAGGCGGAGATCGCCGAGACGCTCGGCATCAGCCGGGGCGCGGTGAAGTCGAACGCCAGCCGCGCCCTGGACGCGCTGGAGAAGATTCTGGAGGGACGGGTATGA